The following proteins come from a genomic window of Natronosalvus vescus:
- a CDS encoding V-type ATP synthase subunit I, giving the protein MSKVSVTGSKSVLEPVIEAVHDLHLLHLSDYDGSWEGFDNGNPIEGADDTSEKLVTVRSLESILDISEDDAGPGRLDDDWEARLEEVRTKVNRLDDERSEVREELRQVQERIDRVAPFAELGIDLDLLSGYSSVDVLVGEGNHAEVEAALAGSEDIRAFETFTGGNVVAIVAAPAEDVDDGATIIDDALVGLEFSRYPVPETDESPQAYVDDLEHRKRQLEADIEEIDSQLGRIKLDEAGFLLRLEEELTIEAQKADAPLQFATTNRAFVAEGWIPTDEYDALVARLNDAVGDSVEVEELERASYDRHGAHSHTEEVEDEASDDDDGDATEYESPPPKQPATDGGYVTMDDEPPTRQSNPKAANPFEELVQVISRPKYSELDPTLILWLTFPFFFGFMISDVGYGALYVLIGYYLYKNLDGMLGSLGAVAIWCGTFTILFGFFFGEFFGFHFLGDMIPGDTGGWYKGLDPYSSDFALAWLVVSVLFGVFHLNIGYVMDFVDNLSHGLWDAITHSVSWILLLNGIWIWVFTHQASADKPDFLFTVFDGQPFSLGFNGFGDGSIWMLGATIPVPGGGEFLFTLPLAMILLGAILLGIGDALELVEILIPFAHVLSYTRMTAVLLAKGGMAFVVNLLTFGAWETQEGARMFDASWEAAIPYENSEMMFEGLFHMGDGVSAIVFILLGIIVLIFGHILVLLLGITSAGLQGIRLEYVEFFGKFYEGGGKNYEPFGYDRNHSED; this is encoded by the coding sequence ATGAGTAAGGTCTCGGTGACCGGCTCCAAATCCGTCCTGGAGCCGGTCATCGAGGCCGTCCACGACCTGCATCTGCTCCACCTGAGCGACTACGACGGCTCCTGGGAGGGGTTCGACAACGGCAACCCGATCGAGGGTGCCGACGACACCTCCGAGAAGCTCGTCACCGTCCGCTCGCTCGAGAGCATTCTCGACATTAGCGAGGACGACGCCGGCCCCGGCCGGCTCGATGACGACTGGGAGGCGCGTCTCGAGGAGGTGCGGACGAAGGTCAACCGACTCGACGACGAGCGCAGCGAGGTTCGCGAAGAGCTTCGCCAGGTGCAAGAACGAATCGACCGCGTCGCGCCCTTTGCGGAGCTCGGGATCGACCTCGACCTGCTGTCGGGGTACTCCTCGGTCGACGTCCTCGTCGGCGAGGGGAACCACGCAGAGGTCGAAGCGGCACTCGCTGGTTCCGAGGATATCCGCGCCTTCGAGACGTTCACCGGCGGCAACGTCGTGGCGATCGTCGCCGCACCCGCCGAGGACGTCGACGACGGCGCGACCATCATCGACGACGCCCTCGTCGGGCTCGAGTTCTCGCGCTATCCCGTCCCCGAGACGGACGAGAGCCCGCAGGCGTACGTCGACGACCTCGAGCACCGCAAACGCCAGCTCGAGGCCGACATCGAGGAGATCGACTCCCAGCTCGGGCGGATCAAACTCGACGAGGCGGGCTTCCTGCTTCGCCTCGAAGAGGAGCTGACCATCGAAGCACAGAAGGCCGATGCGCCGTTGCAGTTCGCGACGACCAATCGGGCGTTTGTCGCCGAAGGCTGGATTCCCACGGACGAGTACGACGCGCTCGTCGCCCGGCTGAACGACGCCGTCGGCGACAGCGTGGAAGTCGAAGAGCTCGAACGGGCGAGCTACGACCGCCACGGGGCACACAGCCACACCGAGGAGGTAGAGGACGAGGCGTCCGACGACGACGACGGGGACGCGACGGAGTACGAGTCGCCGCCACCGAAACAGCCGGCGACCGACGGTGGCTACGTGACGATGGACGACGAGCCGCCCACTCGACAGAGCAATCCCAAGGCCGCGAACCCGTTCGAGGAACTGGTACAGGTCATCTCCCGGCCAAAGTACAGCGAACTCGATCCGACGCTCATCCTCTGGTTGACGTTCCCGTTCTTTTTCGGGTTCATGATCAGTGACGTTGGCTACGGTGCGCTGTACGTGCTAATCGGATACTATCTGTACAAGAATCTCGACGGAATGCTCGGAAGCCTGGGTGCGGTCGCGATCTGGTGTGGTACCTTTACGATACTCTTCGGGTTCTTCTTCGGGGAGTTCTTCGGGTTCCACTTCCTGGGCGATATGATTCCGGGTGACACTGGCGGCTGGTACAAGGGACTAGACCCGTACTCGTCTGACTTCGCCCTCGCGTGGCTCGTGGTGAGCGTCCTCTTCGGGGTGTTCCACCTCAACATCGGCTACGTGATGGACTTCGTCGACAACCTCAGCCACGGGCTGTGGGACGCGATCACCCACAGCGTCTCCTGGATCCTGTTGCTCAACGGCATCTGGATCTGGGTGTTCACCCACCAGGCGAGTGCCGACAAGCCGGACTTCCTGTTCACCGTCTTCGACGGTCAGCCGTTCAGCCTCGGCTTCAACGGCTTCGGCGACGGGAGCATCTGGATGCTCGGTGCGACGATTCCGGTTCCCGGTGGCGGTGAATTTCTGTTCACTCTGCCGCTGGCGATGATCCTGCTGGGGGCAATCCTGCTGGGCATCGGCGATGCGCTCGAATTGGTCGAGATTCTCATCCCATTTGCCCACGTGCTCTCGTACACCCGGATGACCGCCGTCTTGCTCGCGAAGGGTGGGATGGCGTTCGTCGTCAACCTGCTCACCTTCGGTGCGTGGGAGACCCAGGAAGGGGCTCGGATGTTCGACGCCTCGTGGGAGGCAGCGATTCCCTACGAGAACTCGGAGATGATGTTCGAGGGCCTGTTCCACATGGGCGACGGTGTATCGGCGATCGTCTTCATTCTGCTCGGGATCATCGTGTTGATCTTCGGGCACATCCTGGTCTTGCTACTTGGTATCACAAGTGCCGGATTACAGGGTATCAGGCTCGAATACGTCGAGTTCTTTGGGAAGTTTTATGAAGGCGGTGGAAAGAACTACGAACCGTTCGGATACGATCGAAACCACAGTGAGGACTAA
- the ahaH gene encoding ATP synthase archaeal subunit H has product MPRPQVLKEITSAEEEADKIVALAKNDRDERIAEARERAEEIRTEAEQEARDLKERRLEDAREEIDAECERVLREGKQDREALADSARTKVGEVTDHVVELFQEDVNAQT; this is encoded by the coding sequence ATGCCGAGGCCACAGGTTCTCAAAGAGATCACGTCGGCGGAAGAAGAGGCCGACAAAATCGTCGCATTGGCGAAGAACGACCGCGACGAGCGAATAGCCGAGGCCCGGGAACGCGCTGAGGAGATTCGCACGGAAGCGGAACAGGAGGCGCGAGACCTCAAAGAGCGTCGTCTCGAGGACGCTCGCGAGGAGATCGACGCCGAGTGTGAACGCGTGCTCCGGGAAGGAAAGCAAGACCGGGAGGCGCTGGCAGACAGCGCCCGGACGAAAGTCGGCGAGGTGACAGACCACGTCGTCGAGCTGTTCCAGGAGGACGTCAATGCTCAGACCTGA
- a CDS encoding V-type ATP synthase subunit E has product MSLDTVVEDIREEAHARAEDIRAEGEARAEEIESAAEADAEDILEAADEEVEREIAQLREQRLSSAKLEAKQERLEARRDVLEDVREAVEDELVDLPADTREELTRTLLDAASVEFDEGDDVYVYGRAEDADLLSSILEDYDGYEYAGEYDCLGGVVVESEQSRLRVNNTFDSVLEDVWESNLREISNRLFEQ; this is encoded by the coding sequence ATGAGTTTGGACACAGTCGTTGAAGACATTCGGGAGGAGGCCCACGCGCGTGCGGAGGACATCCGCGCCGAGGGCGAAGCCCGCGCCGAGGAGATCGAGTCGGCAGCCGAAGCTGACGCCGAGGATATCCTCGAGGCCGCCGACGAGGAGGTCGAGCGCGAGATCGCCCAACTCCGCGAACAGCGTCTCTCCAGTGCTAAGCTGGAGGCGAAACAGGAGCGCCTGGAGGCTCGACGTGACGTCCTCGAGGACGTCCGCGAGGCGGTCGAGGACGAACTCGTCGACCTTCCGGCCGACACCCGAGAGGAACTGACCCGCACGCTCCTCGACGCCGCGAGCGTCGAGTTCGACGAGGGCGACGACGTGTACGTCTACGGCCGTGCCGAAGACGCCGACCTGTTGTCGTCGATCCTCGAGGACTACGACGGCTACGAGTACGCCGGCGAGTACGATTGCCTCGGTGGCGTCGTCGTCGAGAGCGAGCAGTCCCGGCTCCGCGTCAACAACACGTTCGACTCGGTGCTCGAGGACGTCTGGGAATCGAACCTTCGGGAGATCAGCAATCGACTCTTCGAGCAATGA
- a CDS encoding methyltransferase domain-containing protein, whose amino-acid sequence MGILENKARARLFYKYLSQVYDQINPFIWNEEMRTEALSLLDFEDAEMVLDVGCGTGFATEGLLEHVDTVYALDQSEHQLEKAYTKLGKTDGPVHFHRGDAERLPFQTDTFDIVWSSGSIEYWPEPVLALREFNRVLKPGGQVLVVGPNYPDNRIAQVLADAMMLFYDEYEADRMFKEAGFEEVRHLFQGPTYEPEVAITTIARAPEFESE is encoded by the coding sequence ATGGGTATCCTCGAGAACAAGGCTCGGGCACGGCTGTTCTACAAGTACCTCTCGCAGGTCTACGACCAGATCAACCCGTTCATCTGGAACGAGGAGATGCGAACGGAGGCCCTCTCCCTGCTCGACTTCGAGGACGCGGAGATGGTACTCGACGTCGGCTGTGGCACCGGCTTCGCCACCGAAGGACTCCTCGAACACGTCGACACCGTCTACGCCCTCGATCAGAGCGAACACCAGCTCGAGAAGGCGTACACGAAGCTCGGCAAGACCGACGGCCCGGTTCACTTCCATCGCGGCGACGCCGAACGGCTCCCGTTTCAGACCGATACGTTCGACATCGTCTGGTCGTCCGGCTCGATCGAGTACTGGCCCGAACCCGTGCTCGCACTCCGGGAGTTCAACCGAGTTCTCAAACCCGGCGGGCAGGTGCTGGTCGTCGGCCCGAACTACCCCGACAACCGAATCGCCCAGGTGCTCGCCGACGCGATGATGCTGTTTTACGACGAGTACGAGGCCGACCGGATGTTCAAAGAAGCCGGTTTCGAGGAGGTCAGACACCTGTTCCAGGGGCCGACCTACGAACCCGAAGTCGCGATTACGACGATCGCTCGAGCGCCCGAGTTCGAATCCGAGTGA